The genomic interval ctgattattatttatttattatcagcaccaATGcagtgtgtgagtgagtgagtgagtgtgtgtgtgtgtaatctaaTTCAATAAAATTCAGCATGAATACAAATCCCAGGGCAGCAATCAAGTATGGGACCTGATCTTAAGCATTTTTTGTAGATTCAAGGATTGAGAAGATTATGTAAATTTACAAATAAGATCTTTACAGCTACAAGCTAAGAACTTTGGCTTTTAGGCTACCTATTGCTGGACAAAATTGCTCCCGAGAAATTTTCTAGCAAAAGGAAACAGAGATAAGAAGTGGCCAGTCTGCATTAAAGCAACATCCTTACACAGCCAAGAGCAGAGTGATTTTGTGAATGATTAAGCCTTTTCACCTTCCTTGATttaataggaaaaaaacaaactaaactcggggatttttatttttttgtctaaaAGTCACTGTTCTTCAGAAACTGCAGGAGTTAAAACAAGATCTTGCTACTTTATTCAGCACTGGAAATGATACTGCTGTTTCTGTTAAGATCCCTAATGAATGTGAAGTACTTTCTAAATTAGCTGGCAATCCAAATGATGATATGAATTCCTGTTCACGTACCTGCTCACATATCTCCACTGATCAATCTCACTCCTTTACCAGCCTATCTGCCTGGAGTGCACATCCCACTCAATGAGTCTCTCCACCCTTATTGAACAATACTCTTTTAAGTTTCCTAATGTAGATTATGTGGAACCAAGTGCACAATCAAGAACTTTCAACCTAATACCTCTGTCCCCCAACAAGATGATGTAAAACTTTGCAAAACAAACATACATTAACATCCCATCCAAGTCAGAAGAAAAATGGGTTTTTAGGGGCTATTAATATCCCATTATTGCACATTGAAAATGTGTCCATCTTTAAAGTACCCAACTAGTAATAGCTCTAAACCAACTAATTTAGTTGCATTTCTTGTGATAAATATTTTCTACTGAAATAACTATATTAACTCTATTCCGTATAACTCAGGAATCctaaagtggaagaaaaaagtAATCATTTGAAACTAAAGAAACCATTACTTATTAACATCACTTGTTAATAAGTGTATGTAGCTTCTTTATGGCTGTTCACATTGGATAAAAGTTATCACATTTTTTTGCAAACTTTCACTAGTCAAAACTTCTAGAAAGTTATTAGAACATTACCTGAAAACACTGCTGGATTTAAATTATTGTTCTTGTAGCCCTTTCTTCAACCACTTCTTGAGAAGTATATATTCCTTTTTACAACTTAAATTactaaataggaaagaaaataatcACATATcatataaggcagtgatggcaaaccttttggcaTCAAGTGCACAAAGCAGAACATGTGTGCATGAGCCAGAACATGggaaacccaaagactagctggccggtgtgcacatgcttttttttttgccatttgggggggcatttttggggcTGCTTTCGAGCcaatttcaggctgtttttcggggcATTtagaggctgttttcaggctgttttggccTGAAAATAGTCTGGAAAATTACCtgggttttggccatttttcaggccattttctggcactctgACACCCACAAAGAGGAGCTGGCAATAGCATGCATACCCACAgcgggctttgcgtgccacctctggcacgcatgccataggttcgccatcacagatataagGTATCCATGTTAATTCACAATATTATTTCACAACAATATACTGCTTCATACAAATCACACTACAAAACAGAAATGATGAAAACAAGCCCAAGACTGAGGGGTTTGTgttaaaaaatatgtatttttaaatatattaatctAAAGAGTACCATATAAAGTTATAAACTATAAAATTAATTGTGCTAAAGGTAATCCAGTGTCACTTCAACAAAACAAATATCTAACAGAAATGGGATATGATTAaggataaataaaattaaaataatttaaattttatagGAGCAATCCTGTAGAAATCATTAATAAAAACCAAaatgtgtatgtttgtatgttaatAAGAGCCAGTTTGGACAATGGTTAAGGTGCTAGCTTAGAAACTAAGAGACTTTGAAATCTAGTCatgccttagacatgaaaccagctgggtgactagtTGTGCTCTCTTAGCCCAGCCCAGCTCACAGGTTTGTTGTAGGAAAATGGGAAGACAAAGGAGCATTATGTTCACTGCCTTAtattaaaggcaggataaaaaccaaatacatacacacatgtatacatacataagtaaataaaatggTTAATCATATTACCACCACTTGAAGAAAAAGCTGTAGAttgttttctgtgtctctttcgGTAAGTTCGACCTCtgcctttttcattttaaaattatttggaaagTTGTACAGAAGCTGAAAACAGAAAAGCAAACTGAGTTCAATCAATTATTTCAACTATTTCAATTGCAGAAATATGCCATGCCTCATTTTTACAAATATGTCAGTAAAAAACTTGCATATGGTATATTCATATGCACATACCGTAtttaacatttgaaaaataaaatatatccaaCCTAATATTTCAGACAGCCACAAAATGTCAGCCAGACATATATATGGTTGCTGGTGATGATATGTTTCTAGGGAACAACATCAGAAGTGCTCTAAGACTTCAATATGTCTGTgtatcctcaatctgtttgaccACTGAAGGAAGCATTTTGCCAGCTTTGGCTTAGTTTGCTGTAAAATAGGGTAAAACCTATGATACTTCAAGTATCTTCTAAACAATTCCTGGAATTCTTTAATCACATCTTACAAAACCTTCATAGCTCTTTTTATACTATTAATGTTATTTGTGGAATGAGCTTAAACAGCAGGAATTACCGAATATATAAAAATTTTGcttaaatcaaaatatattaagATTCACGTTTGACTAACCACAATTCCAAATGGGCTCAGAGAGGCTTTTCACTCAGCAAATCTATGGAGCATTATAATCTCTCCAGGAATAAACCAGCCAAAATTTAATAGGAAGAATTCTTGAGTATAAGAAGTAGGAATGGGCTGCAAGATACTACTTCCCCGCTATCTTCAAGCCTCCCGCAGCCAATTCGCGCTTTAATATCCTTAACCTGCAGATACGTTTTCCCTTTCCGGCTTCAACTGCGTCGCACTTCCAAACCCAGAAGTCACCAAGCTTTATTGAGGGGACGAGAAAGCGGAAAAGGCGGTCTTCAGCCAATTGCCTATTGAGAGAAAGCAAGTTCGTCGGCAGATAGGTTTCCCATTGGCTGAAGagctctctcctcttctcctactGTTCTGGCCACAACTGCTGCCGCTTTTGAAGCGACTGAAGAGGTAGGAAAGAATCGTGGCTAAAATTCTTCTAAGATGTTTTCTTTTCActcccttttcttctctgtttcaacCCGCTGCCGGATTTTATTCTCCAACGTGCATTTCTAGCTGAGTAGATCCTTACTTTTAAAGAATCCAGAGCCTATACAAACTGTTTGAGAATCGTTTTGCAGAGGGCAGTAGATGGAGAACGTGGTATACTTATAATTGTAGTAGGGAAAAGGTTTAAAAATCTGATATACCATTATTCTGGTATGTGGTTTGTTTTTTACTACTACTAACTATTACTGCTAGCAATCTGCTCGAAGATTCCGTCTGTTTTATTCTTTATGCAGTCTTGTTAATTTAAGAAATGGATGAAACGGGAAGAGTGCTGTGTATAATTATATAACCTTGCAGCCCAGGAGAGTCGAGAGCCTTCCTTGGTGATTGGTGGGTGTATCGAATGTTGCAAGTTCTTATAAATTTCCGATCTTCAGgactttattattgttgttattgttattgttattattattcagaaTTTTTCATTGTCTTGTGTGACTTCAATTTGGCTCGGTAATGTTTATAAAAAATGTGTTTTAATGCTGAACACATTAAATGAGTTCATTTAATTGAACTGCACGATCAtcatggaagaaatcttttggtcGATAGGAGTCGAAAATGACTTGTTAGCACATACGATGATCAAAATGTTAAGTAATCCTAAAAACTATTActagattttaattttaattctcgaCAATCCAGTCCCCACTGGTTGGAAGTTCTACTCTATCTAGtctgccttttaatatttttactgaAGAATAGTTTTTACTTTGATTTtctttaatcccacctttattattttataaataattcaaaatactACTTGAGCCTTCCTCctccccacaacagcaaccctgtgaggtgagttgggttgaaagtgtgtgactggctcaaagttactTAGCTAGCTTTCATATGTAAGCaaactagaactcactctctcctggtTTCACACCTGGtatcttaatcactagaccaaactagcttTGTAATTGAAACAAATTTGCTCAGTTTTAATAATATTCAAATCTTGTGCACCTAGACTGTCCtagaatatatttaaaacatattaCATGAAAGTATAGTGCTGATTATTTCTACAGTTGTCCTACCCCACACCCCAGCACTATCAGGCTGAGTTTGAATTAGAAGTGTGGCATTGAATAGTAATGTTTAAAAACTATAgtcagtaaaaaaataacaaattaaatCATTTAAGGTTTTTTAGAAAGCCTTCAGTTTGTTAAGTGTTAAGTGTTTTCTATTGATACATTTTGGCATTTGATTATAGGCAAAATGTCCAGTACACGAGTAGCTGTGGTAACTGGAGGCAACAAAGGCATTGGTCTGGCTATTGTGAGAGCCCTgtgcaaccagttctctggggaTGTGTATTTGACAGCCCGGGACCCTGAACGAGGCAAAGCAGCAGTGACACAACTGTCAGGAGAAGGATTAAAACCACTTTTTCACCAACTGGATATTACTGATCTCAAGAGTATTCAAATCCTCCGTGATTTCCTCAAGGAAAAATATGGAGGATTGGATGTGCTAGTCAACAATGCTGGGATTGCTTTCAAAGGTAACATACATGTAAATCACTGAATGTTGAAATTGGGTGAATAGAACAAAGAGTTTGGCTACAGCTCTGTAGAGAGTTAAATTGTAGCTAATGTTTTTTTCAGGTCTTCCAGTTTTTTTCTGTTGGGAAAGTGAATGTGTAGCGAAAATATGCTACAAATTTATTATTGGAGTTTATGCATTATAAGTAATACTAAACCATGCGATAGGACAAGAAAGACTGAAAAGATGAAATAGATCTCTTCAACAGAAGAAGTGAAAATCAACTAGATTTTCTGGCATTCCCTATTTTAGTGATATAAGTTATAAATTAAAACGTTAAATCTGTCATTTCTGCTTAAAATGTTTCTGTCCTGTAATATTGTTGGAGAGCAACCATCCCAGATGGGAGAAGGAATCAAGTGACAAATCAGCCTAGACTCGCTATATAAACATAAGAGGGCCAGGTCTCATCCCCCCTTAAATGCCTTAGAGCCTTATCTATTCTTTCCCAGGCAAAAGCTGCCAGTCTGGGGAAATTcctgtacagttagtcctcaacttacaacagatcatttagtgaccattcagttacaaccacactgaaaaaagttacttatgacatttttcacacttaacaaccgttgcagcatttccatggctgtgatcaaaattgaaatgcttggcaactcgttcatatttatgaacgatgctatgtcccaaggtcattgatcctttttgcaaccttctgacaagcaaagtcaatggggaagccagattcacctaacttATCTTACTACTTACTATCTTattagctgcagtgattcatttaacaattgtgggggaaaggtcataaaatgaggcaaagttcacttaacaaatgtttcacttagcaacaaaaatttggggcttaattgtcgtaagtcaaggactatattaTAGGCACAGAACAATAAAGTAGCTAGTTTGAATTCTGTAGATGTAGGTCTGATTGTTCATGTctaacatacagtatatgcagtATCAGTTGTCTTTCAATAGATCTCTATTCTAGTATCATCCCATTTTAATGTTGGAATATATAGCCTGTATTAGTTTATAGGGTCACATGCATATAACAGCTTGTGATTTCCATAGATAATTGACACTTCATTTTCTAGCACTTCTTGCAATTAGTCCTATGTCTGCATTTTTCCTTGTCCAGGGGTTGTTATTGTacacaaaacagaaaatatttaaaattgtacCTTCatataataaataagaaaatcTGTACACCATCATTTGAAACAGTGGTTTAGCAATTTATTAGAGATTATTTTAAACTATAGTTTTATACTCCATTATAAGTTACAAATGATGGAAGGTAAAATGCTTCatgattctttctttttccatttgtgTGAAGAAAAGAAGATGTGTTTAACCAAGGTGTGGTTTTTTCCAAGTCATAGAGGTTTATATTGTAATTCTGAATCCTGGCTTAATACTAGGGCAATACACCTTAAATTAAGATCTGttcaattttaaatatttctaagAATATTCAAGACTGTTGATTTAAAATATAAGTACATCTTCTTTCTCCTAATTATATTTAAGAGTCATATTTCATTACTgtaaaatatgcatttttgtcTTGCATGCAGATAAAATAGCTGGTTAGGCACTGCTAAGAATCCAATTTTTGCCAGCATCATTCCACTCATGTAGTATTTAAACTTTTACATCTCTTGTTATACAAtgttttcctattttcctatATATTAAGAATCTTAACttctattttcttccattttggaAAAGTTGCAGATACAACCCCATTTGCTGAACAAGCAGAAGTCACATTGAGAACAAACTTTATTGCAACCAGGAATGCTTGCATAGAACTGCTGCCACTATTGAAACCCAATGGTAAGCACACACTGGGAGTGGAGTCTATTAAAGATTAATCAAGGTTTTTCACAAgtaaaatgctaaaaaagaaacaCTAACAGAAAAACACATACTATCAACTCTTCCTTAAGCTCAGCTTTTAAATTCAGTAAATGTCCATGTTTAAGTTATGGTGCTTCTAGGAATTTTatgcttttttatatcttttgatACTAATCTAATTAAAATGAATGGGGATTATTTCCAAGTAAATATGTTTAGCTAGTTGGTAATGAAGACACGTGAACAGAAAAGAACCTGAGGTGAAGgctaagcaaaaacaaaaactatTCAAATCTGCCATGTTTATTCCTATGAAATAAAATCATTGAAGAAATATATTCTGCATCAAACTGTAAATCATAATATTTGTAGATCTTCTTGAAATCATTTCTTAAGGGATGTCCTTCAGGTATGGTATGTTGCCACCCAGTACCTTTTTTTGAATGGACTCCAACAGTTTTTAATCAGATTTATGCtgaatttttttctgctttataaTACTGAAGTATTACTaaccatttaaattattttatataatatgatATCTAGGTTAGATACATGCATCTGCCCTACAGAAAAATATCTAGGATTCATTTCAGTAGAAATCGAAAACTCCAGTTTATCCTAAACCCGGGTTGTCAATTTCTATTGAAATGAatcctggggatttttttttcctccagtaaTCATTTCCAGGTAATACATGGTTACTCAGCTTTCATAGCTTGGTAGGAATAACAGTTACAGGGAAAACAattgagattgattgattgattgaattactGCTCTTTAAATTGTCTACAAAATAAACCATTTGgaaagttgagttgagttgagttctTTGAGTTTCATTTGCATATAGATGACAACCATTCTCAGTCACATATGCACTTAAATCTGAATTCATTAACCATAAATATATGCTTACATTTATGTAAGCCTGTTTATTCAGCATTATTCCTTTTCCAGCATTTATTGAAGGAAGATTCTGTCTATGGCAGCTCTTCATCAATTGAACATTCCATATTTCAGGACTCTCAGATCCATAAAGAGCACCCACAAGTAAAAAAAGTTTGCCCCACACTATCTATCTGAAGAATACAAAATGGGATGGCAGAACTAGCTGATTCACTGATAATTGTTGAGAGAATAAAGCCTCCTTTTCTTTGTGGGTAAATATTATATTGttacaaaatgaataaaattggggaaaaaagtaAATTCTTATCCtgtggtttgttgttgtttttgtcttgGAATAGGGAGAGTAGTCAATGTATCTAGCATGGTTTCCATTTCAGCATTGTCCAAATGCAACCAGGATCTGCAGCAGAAATTTCGGAGTGACACAATCACCGAAGAGGAGCTAGTGAAACTCATGGAAAAATTTGTGGAAGATACCAAGAAGGGAGTGCATGAGAAGGAAGGCTGGCCAAGTACTGCTTATGGAGTATCCAAAATTGGAGTGACAGTTTTATCAAGAATTCAGGCCAGGCTGTTGAATGAGACAAGAAAAAACGATGGTATTCTCCTGAACGCTTGTTGTCCTgggtgggtcagaacagatatggcAGGTCCCAGAGCCACAAAAAGCCCTGATGAGGGAGCTGAGACTCCAGTTTATTTAGCACTTTTACCTCCTGGTGCTTCTGAGCCCCATGGCCAATTTGTTAGTGAAAAGAAAGTTCAGAAATGGTAACTATGCTACTGCATTATGTTTCTGTATGTAAGCACTGGAAGTTTTAGATGCTACAAATATATTTGCTGCGGGTATATTTTCTAGCTATTGTGCCAAGCTCCTATGCCATGGAGTTGAGAACCAACCTATagcagattgaaataaaaaagcatcCAGTTGCTTAGTAAGATCACTGTTTAATCTTCT from Thamnophis elegans isolate rThaEle1 chromosome 6, rThaEle1.pri, whole genome shotgun sequence carries:
- the LOC116510069 gene encoding carbonyl reductase [NADPH] 1-like isoform X1 gives rise to the protein MSSTRVAVVTGGNKGIGLAIVRALCNQFSGDVYLTARDPERGKAAVTQLSGEGLKPLFHQLDITDLKSIQILRDFLKEKYGGLDVLVNNAGIAFKVADTTPFAEQAEVTLRTNFIATRNACIELLPLLKPNGRVVNVSSMVSISALSKCNQDLQQKFRSDTITEEELVKLMEKFVEDTKKGVHEKEGWPSTAYGVSKIGVTVLSRIQARLLNETRKNDGILLNACCPGWVRTDMAGPRATKSPDEGAETPVYLALLPPGASEPHGQFVSEKKVQKW
- the LOC116510069 gene encoding carbonyl reductase [NADPH] 1-like isoform X2, encoding MSSTRVAVVTGGNKGIGLAIVRALCNQFSGDVYLTARDPERGKAAVTQLSGEGLKPLFHQLDITDLKSIQILRDFLKEKYGGLDVLVNNAGIAFKDTTPFAEQAEVTLRTNFIATRNACIELLPLLKPNGRVVNVSSMVSISALSKCNQDLQQKFRSDTITEEELVKLMEKFVEDTKKGVHEKEGWPSTAYGVSKIGVTVLSRIQARLLNETRKNDGILLNACCPGWVRTDMAGPRATKSPDEGAETPVYLALLPPGASEPHGQFVSEKKVQKW